One region of Gossypium raimondii isolate GPD5lz chromosome 6, ASM2569854v1, whole genome shotgun sequence genomic DNA includes:
- the LOC105772620 gene encoding acetyl-coenzyme A synthetase, chloroplastic/glyoxysomal isoform X2, giving the protein MKSIGISPRPIIPLILPQLEHRYKISRLNHRLPLLHLDGAGRSLLLMASLNNHNHNHNHHFRHADSTASPPSSAVAKISHLKAVVLGDAPASEEDDVVLPSHDFSRQALVPSQQKYLEMYKASIENPAGFWSGIASSEFYWKQRWGDQVYSENLDVRRGNIKIEWFKGGITNVCYNCLDRNIDAGLADKIALYWESNEPGFDATLTYSQLLQRVCQLANYLKSVGVRKGDAVVVYLPMLMELPITMLACSRIGAVHSVVFAGFSSESLAQRIVDCKPKVVITCNAVKRGPKTVFLKDIVDAALIDSANKGISVDVCLTYENQLALKREKTKWKEGRDIWWEDVVPKYPTSSDVEWVDAEDPLFLLYTSGSTGKPKGVLHTTGGYMVYTATTFKYAFDYKDSDVYWCTADCGWITGHSYVTYGPMLNGATVLLYEGAPSYPDPGRCWDIVDKYKVTIFYTAPTLVRSLMRDGDEYVTRYSRKSLRVLGSVGEPINPSAWRWFFNVVGGSRCPISDTWWQTETGGFMITPLPGAWPQKPGSATFPFFGIQPVIVDEKGVELGGECSGYLCVKSSWPGAFRTLYGDHERYETTYFKPFPGYYFTGDGCSRDKDGYHWLTGRVDDVINVSGHRIGTAEVESALVSHPQCAEAAVVGVEHQVKGQGIYAFVTPVEGISYSDELRKSLILTVRTQIGAFAAPDKIHWAPALPKTRSGKIMRRILRKIAARQLDELGDTSTLADPGVVDQLIKLADT; this is encoded by the exons ATGAAGAGCATCGGCATTTCCCCCCGTCCCATCATTCCCCTTATACTCCCACAGCTTGAACATCGCTACAAAATATCCCGCCTCAACCATCGCTTGCCTCTTCTTCACCTTGACGGTGCCGGTCGATCACTCTTGTTGATGGCCTCTCTCAACAACCACAACCACAACCACAATCACCATTTCCGCCACGCTGATTCCACGGCTTCTCCGCCTTCCTCTGCCGTAGCCAAGATCTCTCATTTGAAGGCCGTTGTTTTGGGTGACGCTCCTGCTTCTGAAGAGGACGACGTCGTTCTCCCTAGCCATGACTTTTCTCGTCAGGCTCTCGTTCCTTCTCAGCAAAAG TACCTGGAAATGTATAAAGCATCGATAGAAAACCCAGCTGGGTTTTGGTCAGGCATTGCGTCATCGGAGTTTTACTGGAAACAAAGATGGGGAGATCAGGTTTACTCTGAGAATCTCGATGTGAGGAGGGGGAATATCAAGATCGAG TGGTTCAAAGGCGGCATTACCAATGTGTGTTACAATTGCTTAGATAGAAACATTGATGCTGGACTTGCAGACAAAATTGCTCTTTATTGGGAATCCAATGAACCTGGCTTTGATGCTACTTTAACTTATTCCCAACTACTCCAACGAGTTTGCCAG CTTGCTAACTACTTGAAAAGTGTTGGTGTTAGAAAGGGCGATGCTGTTGTTGTTTATTTGCCTATGTTAATGGAACTCCCTATTACTATGCTTGCATGCTCGCGCATTGGTGCAGTTCACTCG GTTGTCTTTGCTGGGTTCTCTTCAGAATCTCTTGCCCAACGAATTGTGGACTGCAAACCCAAAGTTGTTATTACTTGTAATGCTGTTAAAAGAGGTCCCAAGACCGTCTTCCTCAAGGACATTGTTGATGCTGCCCTTATTGACTCTGCCAACAAGGGGATCTCTGTAG ATGTGTGCTTAACCTATGAAAACCAATTGGCACTGAAGAGGGAAAAGACTAAATGGAAGGAAGGAAGAGATATATGGTGGgag GATGTTGTCCCAAAATATCCAACTTCTTCTGACGTTGAATGGGTGGATGCAGAAGATCCCCTTTTTCTGCTGTATACTAGTGGGAGTACCGGGAAGCCAAag GGTGTACTTCATACAACTGGAGGATATATGGTGTACACAGCTACAACATTCAAATATGCATTTGACTACAAAGACTCTGATGTTTACTG GTGCACAGCTGACTGTGGTTGGATTACAGGGCACAGTTATGTTACTTATGGACCCATGCTTAATGGAGCTACAGTTCTTCTGTATGAGGGG GCCCCAAGTTACCCTGATCCTGGACGATGTTGGGACATTGTTGACAAATACAAGGTGACCATTTTCTACACTGCCCCTACCTTGGTGCGCTCTCTCATGCGTGATGGTGATGAG TATGTTACACGCTACTCAAGGAAGTCCCTTCGTGTCCTTGGAAGTGTTGGCGAGCCTATTAATCCAAGTGCTTGGAG GTGGTTTTTTAATGTAGTTGGAGGGTCAAGGTGCCCAATTTCTGACACTTGGTGGCAAACAGAAACAGGTGGCTTTATG ATTACTCCTCTACCAGGGGCCTGGCCACAGAAGCCTGGTTCTGCAACCTTTCCTTTCTTTGGAATCCAG CCTGTCATAGTGGATGAGAAAGGAGTTGAGCTTGGTGGTGAGTGCAGTGGCTACCTGTGTGTGAAAAGCTCATGGCCTGGTGCATTTCGAACTCTGTATGGTGACCATGAGAGATATGAGACAACATACTTTAAGCCATTCCCTGGATATTATTTTACTGGTGATGGATGCAGCAG GGACAAAGATGGGTACCACTGGCTTACTGGAAGAGTTGATGATGTTATCAATGTCAG CGGGCATCGTATTGGCACAGCTGAGGTGGAATCTGCTCTAGTTTCTCATCCTCAGTGTGCAGAAGCTGCTGTGGTTGGTGTTGAGCACCAG GTTAAAGGGCAGGGCATATATGCCTTTGTAACTCCAGTGGAAGGCATTTCTTACAGTGACGAACTCAGAAAGAGCCTTATACTCACCGTGCGAACTCAG ATAGGAGCATTCGCGGCACCTGACAAAATACATTGGGCACCTGCCCTCCCAAAAACAAGGAGTGGGAAGATAATGCGGAGGATTCTGAGGAAAATCGCAGCCAGACAGTTGGATGAACTCGGAGACACAAGCACACTGGCCGATCCAGGTGTAGTAGACCAGCTTATTAAACTTGCTGATACCTGA
- the LOC105772620 gene encoding acetyl-coenzyme A synthetase, chloroplastic/glyoxysomal isoform X1 — protein sequence MKSIGISPRPIIPLILPQLEHRYKISRLNHRLPLLHLDGAGRSLLLMASLNNHNHNHNHHFRHADSTASPPSSAVAKISHLKAVVLGDAPASEEDDVVLPSHDFSRQALVPSQQKYLEMYKASIENPAGFWSGIASSEFYWKQRWGDQVYSENLDVRRGNIKIEWFKGGITNVCYNCLDRNIDAGLADKIALYWESNEPGFDATLTYSQLLQRVCQLANYLKSVGVRKGDAVVVYLPMLMELPITMLACSRIGAVHSVVFAGFSSESLAQRIVDCKPKVVITCNAVKRGPKTVFLKDIVDAALIDSANKGISVDVCLTYENQLALKREKTKWKEGRDIWWEDVVPKYPTSSDVEWVDAEDPLFLLYTSGSTGKPKGVLHTTGGYIVSHIPFLCSNMNFQKGVLHTTGGYMVYTATTFKYAFDYKDSDVYWCTADCGWITGHSYVTYGPMLNGATVLLYEGAPSYPDPGRCWDIVDKYKVTIFYTAPTLVRSLMRDGDEYVTRYSRKSLRVLGSVGEPINPSAWRWFFNVVGGSRCPISDTWWQTETGGFMITPLPGAWPQKPGSATFPFFGIQPVIVDEKGVELGGECSGYLCVKSSWPGAFRTLYGDHERYETTYFKPFPGYYFTGDGCSRDKDGYHWLTGRVDDVINVSGHRIGTAEVESALVSHPQCAEAAVVGVEHQVKGQGIYAFVTPVEGISYSDELRKSLILTVRTQIGAFAAPDKIHWAPALPKTRSGKIMRRILRKIAARQLDELGDTSTLADPGVVDQLIKLADT from the exons ATGAAGAGCATCGGCATTTCCCCCCGTCCCATCATTCCCCTTATACTCCCACAGCTTGAACATCGCTACAAAATATCCCGCCTCAACCATCGCTTGCCTCTTCTTCACCTTGACGGTGCCGGTCGATCACTCTTGTTGATGGCCTCTCTCAACAACCACAACCACAACCACAATCACCATTTCCGCCACGCTGATTCCACGGCTTCTCCGCCTTCCTCTGCCGTAGCCAAGATCTCTCATTTGAAGGCCGTTGTTTTGGGTGACGCTCCTGCTTCTGAAGAGGACGACGTCGTTCTCCCTAGCCATGACTTTTCTCGTCAGGCTCTCGTTCCTTCTCAGCAAAAG TACCTGGAAATGTATAAAGCATCGATAGAAAACCCAGCTGGGTTTTGGTCAGGCATTGCGTCATCGGAGTTTTACTGGAAACAAAGATGGGGAGATCAGGTTTACTCTGAGAATCTCGATGTGAGGAGGGGGAATATCAAGATCGAG TGGTTCAAAGGCGGCATTACCAATGTGTGTTACAATTGCTTAGATAGAAACATTGATGCTGGACTTGCAGACAAAATTGCTCTTTATTGGGAATCCAATGAACCTGGCTTTGATGCTACTTTAACTTATTCCCAACTACTCCAACGAGTTTGCCAG CTTGCTAACTACTTGAAAAGTGTTGGTGTTAGAAAGGGCGATGCTGTTGTTGTTTATTTGCCTATGTTAATGGAACTCCCTATTACTATGCTTGCATGCTCGCGCATTGGTGCAGTTCACTCG GTTGTCTTTGCTGGGTTCTCTTCAGAATCTCTTGCCCAACGAATTGTGGACTGCAAACCCAAAGTTGTTATTACTTGTAATGCTGTTAAAAGAGGTCCCAAGACCGTCTTCCTCAAGGACATTGTTGATGCTGCCCTTATTGACTCTGCCAACAAGGGGATCTCTGTAG ATGTGTGCTTAACCTATGAAAACCAATTGGCACTGAAGAGGGAAAAGACTAAATGGAAGGAAGGAAGAGATATATGGTGGgag GATGTTGTCCCAAAATATCCAACTTCTTCTGACGTTGAATGGGTGGATGCAGAAGATCCCCTTTTTCTGCTGTATACTAGTGGGAGTACCGGGAAGCCAAag GGTGTACTTCATACAACTGGAGGATACATAGTTTCTCATATTCCTTTCTTATGCTCTAATATGAACTTTCAAAAGGGTGTACTTCATACAACTGGAGGATATATGGTGTACACAGCTACAACATTCAAATATGCATTTGACTACAAAGACTCTGATGTTTACTG GTGCACAGCTGACTGTGGTTGGATTACAGGGCACAGTTATGTTACTTATGGACCCATGCTTAATGGAGCTACAGTTCTTCTGTATGAGGGG GCCCCAAGTTACCCTGATCCTGGACGATGTTGGGACATTGTTGACAAATACAAGGTGACCATTTTCTACACTGCCCCTACCTTGGTGCGCTCTCTCATGCGTGATGGTGATGAG TATGTTACACGCTACTCAAGGAAGTCCCTTCGTGTCCTTGGAAGTGTTGGCGAGCCTATTAATCCAAGTGCTTGGAG GTGGTTTTTTAATGTAGTTGGAGGGTCAAGGTGCCCAATTTCTGACACTTGGTGGCAAACAGAAACAGGTGGCTTTATG ATTACTCCTCTACCAGGGGCCTGGCCACAGAAGCCTGGTTCTGCAACCTTTCCTTTCTTTGGAATCCAG CCTGTCATAGTGGATGAGAAAGGAGTTGAGCTTGGTGGTGAGTGCAGTGGCTACCTGTGTGTGAAAAGCTCATGGCCTGGTGCATTTCGAACTCTGTATGGTGACCATGAGAGATATGAGACAACATACTTTAAGCCATTCCCTGGATATTATTTTACTGGTGATGGATGCAGCAG GGACAAAGATGGGTACCACTGGCTTACTGGAAGAGTTGATGATGTTATCAATGTCAG CGGGCATCGTATTGGCACAGCTGAGGTGGAATCTGCTCTAGTTTCTCATCCTCAGTGTGCAGAAGCTGCTGTGGTTGGTGTTGAGCACCAG GTTAAAGGGCAGGGCATATATGCCTTTGTAACTCCAGTGGAAGGCATTTCTTACAGTGACGAACTCAGAAAGAGCCTTATACTCACCGTGCGAACTCAG ATAGGAGCATTCGCGGCACCTGACAAAATACATTGGGCACCTGCCCTCCCAAAAACAAGGAGTGGGAAGATAATGCGGAGGATTCTGAGGAAAATCGCAGCCAGACAGTTGGATGAACTCGGAGACACAAGCACACTGGCCGATCCAGGTGTAGTAGACCAGCTTATTAAACTTGCTGATACCTGA
- the LOC105772621 gene encoding protein TRIGALACTOSYLDIACYLGLYCEROL 4, chloroplastic, translated as MKKLRCAIDGELWELDASTPRTLEGAARAVPGKALPLGLSRGTKLFRPNQIDFMQRFMAAPFLPSYTHYLGVTIQRVLSIPVSENWSALLLGQFNLRKFLSSLKENGGGDGVRKRDLKSIGKLFLDKSLYALGFSSEVLLTPDDTLLLSSDSYYAHNSSSIPRKKAVFHHKFPHHNLTVDAAWPALFVDKETGTYWDVPFSMAIDLASLPLDSGLSYHLCLHHNHGSPKQFQGDPIAQVPASLFPGVSAKCAFSYEKNVDIWRSKAQKLKMVQPYDIFLSNPHVSASGTIGAALSANFGESSVRLVEDAKDIKQLSYHNPTLKSTLLGDIFASMSFTAQHGNFQRLVSDLTRFHVRMDFPSGSKFLSGATLLVQDLLNSHQPSPEAVKMICPTTSLSLQQQIAGPFSFRVDSGVVIDFKDKGWHIQADQPVFAIEYALQVLWSAKAVAWYSPKHQEFMVELRFLES; from the exons ATGAAGAAGCTCCGATGCGCAATAGACGGTGAATTATGGGAATTGGACGCTTCCACCCCTCGTACCCTTGAAGGAGCGGCGCGTGCTGTTCCAGGGAAGGCATTACCTTTGGGTTTATCAAGAGGGACTAAACTTTTCAGGCCTAACCAGATCGATTTCATGCAACGGTTCATGGCTGCCCCTTTTCTTCCCTCTTATACCCATTACCTTGGGGTTACAATTCAGCGAGTATTGAGCATCCCTGTTAGTGAGAATTGGTCTGCTCTTTTGCTTGGTCAGTTCAACCTGCGTAAGTTTTTGTCGTCTTTAAAGGAAAATGGAGGTGGAGATGGTGTGCGTAAGCGTGACCTTAAATCAATTGGGAAGCTTTTTCTTGATAAGTCATTGTATGCCCTTGGGTTCTCTTCCGAAGTGTTGTTAACCCCTGATGACACTCTGCTTTTAAGCTCTGATTCATATTATGCTCATAATTCCTCTTCCATTCCTAGAAAGAAAGCTGTTTTCCATCATAAG TTTCCACATCATAATTTGACAGTGGATGCAGCTTGGCCTGCTCTCTTTGTGGACAAAGAGACTGGTACTTACTGGGATGTGCCTTTCTCCATGGCAATTGATTTGGCTTCTCTTCCATTGGATTCTGGTCTCAGTTATCATTTGTGCCTACACCATAACCATGGGTCACCAAAGCAATTTCAAGGTGATCCCATTGCTCAAGTCCCCGCTTCTCTATTTCCTGGCGTTTCTGCTAAATGCGCCTTTTCTTACGAGAAGAATGTTGACATTTGGAGAAGCAAAGCTCAGAAACTGAAGATGGTTCAACCGTATGACATATTCCTTTCAAATCCCCATGTTTCAGCATCAGGAACCATTG GTGCTGCTTTGAGTGCGAATTTTGGGGAGAGTTCGGTCAGATTAGTTGAAGATGCTAAAGATATTAAGCAGTTATCATATCATAATCCAACTCTAAAATCTACCCTTCTAGGGGATATATTTGCATCCATGTCATTTACGGCCCAGCACGGGAACTTCCAACGGCTAGTTTCTGATCTTACAAGATTTCACGTTCGCATGGATTTCCCTTCTGGTTCTAAATTCCTTTCAGGTGCCACACTATTAGTTCAAGATCTTTTGAACTCACACCAGCCTAGTCCAGAAGCAGTTAAAATGATCTGCCCAACTACCTCCCTTTCACTTCAGCAGCAG ATTGCAGGGCCTTTCAGTTTTAGAGTTGATTCAGGGGTTGTGATTGATTTCAAGGACAAAGGTTGGCACATACAAGCAGACCAACCAGTGTTTGCAATTGAATATGCATTGCAGGTCCTTTGGTCCGCAAAGGCTGTTGCTTGGTATTCCCCAAAGCATCAAGAGTTCATGGTAGAGCTTCGTTTTCTCGAGAGTTAA